A stretch of the Porifericola rhodea genome encodes the following:
- a CDS encoding ABC transporter ATP-binding protein, with protein MRPIIETNAIAKLYRMGEEEIHALESISIQVKRGEYVAFMGPSGSGKSTLMNIIGCLDTPTSGDYFLNDQNVSDMSENELATVRNKEIGFVFQTFNLLPRSSSLDNVALPLIYAGTNKSERQDRAMQALENVGLGSRAYHKPNELSGGQRQRVAIARALVNNPSIILADEPTGNLDTKTSYDVMDLFQDLHDQGNTIIMVTHEDDIAHYSHRIVRLKDGLIEKDEVNTEIRRSSSLQQPM; from the coding sequence ATGAGACCAATTATTGAAACTAACGCGATTGCCAAACTTTATCGCATGGGCGAAGAAGAGATTCATGCCCTTGAGTCTATTTCCATTCAGGTAAAGCGAGGGGAGTATGTAGCTTTTATGGGGCCTTCTGGCTCCGGTAAGTCTACCCTCATGAATATTATTGGCTGCCTGGACACTCCAACCTCAGGCGATTACTTCCTTAACGATCAGAATGTCAGTGATATGAGTGAGAATGAGCTGGCTACTGTACGTAATAAGGAGATCGGATTTGTATTTCAGACATTTAACCTTCTTCCTCGCTCATCTTCATTAGACAATGTGGCGCTTCCGCTTATCTATGCCGGAACCAATAAGTCAGAAAGGCAAGACAGAGCTATGCAGGCTCTGGAAAACGTAGGGTTGGGCAGCAGGGCATATCACAAACCTAATGAACTCTCAGGAGGGCAGCGCCAGCGTGTAGCTATTGCCCGTGCTTTGGTAAATAACCCCAGTATTATACTTGCCGATGAGCCTACAGGTAACCTGGATACCAAAACCTCTTATGATGTGATGGATCTGTTTCAGGATCTGCATGACCAGGGAAATACCATTATTATGGTAACACACGAAGACGATATCGCGCACTACTCACACAGAATTGTACGGTTAAAGGATGGCTTGATTGAGAAAGATGAAGTTAATACCGAGATTCGGCGAAGCAGTAGCTTACAGCAACCTATGTAA
- a CDS encoding phosphatase PAP2 family protein, translating to MHFRKCYIIFWCALTIFLSFATPQSFSQSKAYYLSTQKEVPLLAAGATGTISSLLLRRNQVPLDSTQIIDLKTDRLLGIDLPATENYSRKARIASDVFLNVSYLFPLTPLLLSEARAEYGAISLMFLETLLLNETFTGLSKVLVSRPRPFTHNGDVDFMDRTAEDNNLSFFSGHTSYTAAISFFSAQILSQYIDNPTTRNLIWAGAIAWPAATGYFRYKAGKHYVTDVLTGYVVGAALGYFIPRLHERDENTEEGNVSTLQLYPQGPQMFKLVWVF from the coding sequence ATGCACTTTCGTAAATGCTACATCATTTTTTGGTGTGCTCTCACTATTTTTTTATCGTTCGCTACACCTCAGTCTTTTAGCCAGTCCAAAGCTTACTATTTATCTACTCAAAAAGAGGTACCCCTGCTTGCTGCGGGCGCTACCGGCACCATTAGCAGTCTTCTGCTCCGCAGAAACCAGGTACCTCTGGACTCTACCCAGATTATTGACCTGAAAACTGATCGCCTCTTAGGCATAGACCTACCAGCCACCGAAAATTACAGCCGTAAGGCTCGCATCGCCAGCGATGTATTTCTAAATGTATCTTACCTATTCCCTCTCACCCCTCTCCTGCTTTCTGAGGCACGGGCGGAATACGGAGCCATCAGCCTGATGTTTCTAGAAACTCTACTGCTTAATGAAACTTTTACCGGTTTAAGCAAGGTGCTGGTCAGCCGCCCAAGACCTTTTACGCATAATGGTGATGTGGATTTTATGGATCGTACAGCTGAAGATAACAATCTGTCATTTTTCTCTGGCCATACCTCTTATACCGCAGCCATCTCGTTCTTTTCTGCGCAGATTTTGTCGCAGTATATAGATAATCCGACAACCCGCAACCTGATTTGGGCAGGAGCTATTGCCTGGCCTGCCGCTACCGGCTACTTCCGTTACAAAGCGGGTAAACATTATGTAACAGATGTACTTACCGGCTATGTTGTAGGTGCTGCGCTAGGCTATTTTATTCCCCGACTACACGAAAGAGACGAAAATACTGAGGAAGGAAATGTCAGTACCCTTCAGCTATACCCTCAGGGGCCACAGATGTTTAAGCTGGTATGGGTCTTTTAG
- a CDS encoding M42 family metallopeptidase, whose amino-acid sequence MSINVSLLKDICEIAGAPGFESRIRNLVIKEVEPLVDSLEVDNMGSVIAIKKGSNNPDGKKVMVAAHMDEIGFIVTHVDDKGFVRFHTLGGFDPKTLTAQRVIVHGKKDLVGVMGSKPIHVMSPEERNKNPKITDYFIDLGMSADEVKEIVSIGDPITRERELIEMGSCVNCKSIDNRVSVFILIETLRQLKNVPYDVYGVFTVQEEVGLRGANVAAHNINPDFGIGLDTTIAFDLPGAQPHEKITSLGEGAAIKVMDASAIADYRMVDYLKKTADKHSIKWQPEILTAGGTDTAGIQRMGKQGAVAGAISIPTRHLHQVIEMANKEDIAACIRLLQTSLEDINSYNWEHR is encoded by the coding sequence ATGAGCATTAACGTATCCTTATTAAAAGATATTTGTGAAATTGCCGGAGCTCCCGGTTTTGAGTCACGTATTAGAAATCTGGTCATTAAAGAAGTGGAGCCACTGGTTGATAGCCTGGAAGTAGATAACATGGGTAGCGTCATTGCTATTAAAAAGGGAAGCAATAACCCCGATGGTAAGAAGGTTATGGTAGCGGCCCATATGGATGAGATTGGTTTTATTGTAACCCATGTTGACGATAAGGGCTTTGTGCGCTTCCATACCCTGGGAGGCTTTGACCCTAAAACACTGACCGCACAGAGAGTGATCGTGCATGGTAAAAAAGATCTGGTAGGGGTGATGGGTAGCAAGCCAATACATGTGATGAGTCCTGAGGAGCGTAACAAAAACCCTAAGATCACAGACTACTTTATAGATCTGGGTATGAGTGCCGATGAGGTAAAAGAAATTGTGAGTATAGGCGATCCCATTACTCGTGAGCGTGAGCTGATAGAGATGGGGAGCTGCGTTAACTGTAAGTCTATAGACAATAGAGTTTCAGTTTTTATCCTTATAGAGACACTACGTCAGCTCAAAAATGTTCCCTATGATGTATATGGAGTGTTTACTGTGCAGGAAGAGGTAGGCCTGAGAGGAGCGAATGTGGCTGCCCACAATATTAATCCTGACTTTGGTATTGGTCTGGATACTACTATCGCATTTGACCTGCCGGGAGCTCAGCCTCATGAGAAAATTACCAGCCTGGGCGAAGGTGCTGCAATTAAAGTGATGGATGCTTCAGCTATTGCGGACTATCGTATGGTAGATTATCTGAAGAAGACTGCTGATAAGCACAGCATTAAGTGGCAACCGGAAATACTTACCGCCGGGGGTACTGACACTGCCGGAATTCAGCGTATGGGTAAGCAGGGAGCTGTGGCCGGAGCTATCTCTATTCCTACACGCCACCTGCATCAGGTAATAGAAATGGCAAACAAAGAAGATATTGCTGCCTGTATTCGTCTGTTACAAACTTCTCTGGAAGATATTAATAGCTACAACTGGGAGCACAGATAG
- a CDS encoding pyridoxal phosphate-dependent aminotransferase: MRQRLLSEGANELSYEIRGIVRKAQQLQKIGKTIFWENIGDPIQKNYQIPEWIKDIIASLLKENTTYGYCDSKGVLETREFLARLNNQRGGAQITSDDVLFFNGLGDGISKLYQYLVPTSRVIGPSPSYSTHSSAEASHANHHPLTYQLDPNNNWYPDMDDLYMKVKYNPNIVGILVINPDNPTGVVYPQEILKRMVEIAREFDLFLVADEIYLNITYNGAKAIALADIIEDVPGIAMKGISKELPWPGSRCGWMEFYNRDKSPEFNRYCTTLENAKMIEVCSTKLPQMAIPRIMGHPDYLEYRKGFNQAIGRRSAIITDMLQDIPELTFNPTYGAFYNTIIFKDGALKPQQKLQIDDPAAADLLKQWLDSEPDMPLDKRFVYSLLAAKGVCVVPISSFCSDLQGFRVTLLENNEEILVETFSRIRDAVKEFTRS; this comes from the coding sequence ATGAGACAAAGGTTATTGAGCGAAGGTGCTAATGAGTTGAGTTATGAGATTCGGGGCATCGTTAGAAAAGCACAGCAGTTACAGAAGATAGGCAAGACCATTTTTTGGGAGAACATTGGCGATCCTATTCAAAAGAATTATCAGATTCCAGAATGGATTAAAGATATTATTGCTTCGCTGCTTAAAGAAAATACTACCTACGGATATTGCGACTCTAAAGGGGTACTGGAGACTCGTGAGTTTCTGGCCAGGCTGAACAACCAGCGAGGTGGCGCACAGATCACATCTGATGATGTACTTTTCTTTAATGGACTGGGTGATGGTATATCCAAACTTTATCAGTACCTGGTACCTACTTCCAGAGTCATTGGGCCTTCTCCCTCCTACTCTACGCACTCATCTGCGGAAGCCTCACATGCCAACCACCATCCCCTAACCTACCAGCTGGATCCTAACAACAACTGGTACCCAGACATGGATGACCTTTATATGAAGGTAAAATACAATCCTAATATTGTTGGTATACTGGTGATTAATCCGGATAACCCTACTGGAGTGGTATACCCTCAGGAAATATTAAAACGTATGGTGGAGATTGCCAGGGAGTTTGATCTCTTTCTGGTGGCCGATGAAATCTACCTTAACATTACGTATAATGGCGCCAAGGCTATAGCTCTGGCAGATATTATTGAAGATGTGCCCGGCATTGCCATGAAAGGTATTTCTAAGGAACTACCCTGGCCCGGCTCTCGCTGTGGCTGGATGGAGTTTTACAATCGTGATAAGTCGCCTGAATTTAATCGCTATTGCACCACACTGGAAAACGCCAAAATGATAGAGGTCTGCTCTACCAAACTGCCTCAGATGGCTATCCCCCGTATTATGGGCCATCCAGATTACCTGGAGTATCGCAAAGGCTTTAATCAGGCAATAGGCAGGCGTAGCGCCATTATTACCGATATGTTGCAGGATATCCCTGAGCTTACCTTTAACCCTACTTACGGAGCTTTTTATAATACTATCATCTTTAAAGACGGGGCGCTTAAGCCACAGCAAAAGCTACAGATTGATGACCCTGCGGCGGCGGATTTGCTCAAACAATGGCTGGATTCTGAGCCAGATATGCCACTGGATAAGCGCTTTGTGTACTCTCTGCTGGCAGCCAAAGGTGTATGTGTGGTACCTATCTCCTCTTTCTGCTCAGACTTGCAAGGCTTTAGAGTAACCTTGCTGGAAAATAATGAAGAGATTCTCGTTGAGACCTTCAGTAGAATTAGGGATGCGGTAAAAGAGTTTACCCGAAGCTAG
- a CDS encoding CHAT domain-containing protein, translated as MKKYVCLFIVLLAIPAYGQEWKQKHDAIKELYLAYQFEEAFAQGLRYLAYLKQKESHSSPAAVDITRLMVLISYSAGMYEQGEKYARQELALRRALSLQASPEYAEALYHLALLKIKEHDYTAAIPLLEQAQQHYPQASPARDTPQLLSLYLAQSYIYEAQYTQADSVLNTLKNNTVGSSDTEAQALRYYLSFRLAQAKGDETAKEQLEQAVRYFEQTEQSDILPLKAEALYSLAYEHLKSDSLAKALSCYQVLHQLYQEQPLSDTLQWGSVLNNLGQLSLKLEPELAQSYLNEAYQFHTKYALPQSEGYWASIDNYAMSLYERAYTDSALSIYKKHRALVQQNERPANKAYASALNNQALIYKELGETDKAIYCFTTAEEVLNSLQKNTREERLQLSTVYYNLARTHQELTQYDSAIFFYKRSTEMSKLAKANLSSEYLAAITGMAGLYQDIGYFTESEIFYQEALRIQEQVGGEESNVYASILSNYALLYQEIGAFEEAKETFEKALQLKRKLVGIDHPEYIAVLSNLGLLALEQANYEQARRMLETVLIKNENLYGNRHPQVAQSLTNLARLEIALGSYPEAEPLLKQALEIQAGIYSENHPAYAITAIEMANFYMQLGNYEAAEPLLIQSRDVLKRSYGTYHPDYATATQNLAVLYEAKGNKELTESYLLETLTIDEQTLGKQHPSYAIALNNLASFYQNNDSLSKAMPLLEDALKICQNGLGKEHPLYTSTLLNLALLYQDLQDYQKAAPLLDEVVALRKKLLGDRHPDYAYALYGKAVNSYRLQRYDEVEPIFNEVIDLYSWQLREYFPALSEKEKSAFYQRIEPVLNSYRDYVMNMNLRENLIPVARQQQLLANLYNLQLVTKAMLLDASSKIRRSIFQSGDESLIELYEQWLFLKEQLAKYYTLSAQELNARALNLRKIEREANDLEKQLSASSRIFARSLETRELSWKDIQQQLKPEEAAIEILRISKNQEQPTVYIALIVEPNTSAPRLAVMPDGLAMETKNFNYYKNAIAYRIEDELSYNMYWRNIANLLSADVQTVYVAPDGIYNKISLQSLYNPVEGRFLLDEINVRMLSSTRELTEDIEAAPTDKRNEALVLGFPEYQMSFTNLTASEQEPGAIQAATEANPNLEGARPLEYSLEPLPGTRTEINAVGKMMEAKNWNVTKLMRDQANEETIKKVLMPDVLHFATHGYFLSDLPADMGQRAFGIHMQNITANPLLRSGLLLAGAASTLRNTDSLNLETEDGVLTAYEAMNLNLSGTDLVVLSACETGLGEVKNGEGVYGLQRAFLVAGARSVLMSLWKVNDESTTELIRLFYENWLSGQSKAEALLNAQRQMREKYEEPYHWAPFVLIGR; from the coding sequence ATGAAAAAATATGTCTGTCTCTTTATCGTACTTTTGGCAATACCTGCGTACGGACAGGAGTGGAAGCAAAAGCATGATGCTATCAAAGAGCTTTACCTTGCCTATCAGTTTGAAGAGGCCTTTGCCCAGGGCCTCAGGTATCTGGCATATCTAAAACAGAAAGAAAGCCACTCATCTCCGGCTGCTGTAGACATCACCCGACTGATGGTCCTCATCTCTTATTCTGCTGGAATGTATGAGCAGGGAGAAAAGTATGCCCGCCAGGAACTAGCCCTACGCAGGGCTCTAAGTTTGCAGGCATCGCCCGAGTATGCCGAGGCATTGTATCACCTGGCACTACTCAAAATTAAGGAGCACGACTATACCGCAGCCATTCCTTTGCTAGAACAGGCTCAGCAGCACTACCCTCAGGCTTCCCCTGCCAGAGATACGCCTCAACTGTTGAGTTTATACCTTGCCCAATCCTACATTTACGAAGCACAGTACACACAGGCAGATAGCGTATTAAATACCCTGAAAAATAATACTGTGGGTAGCTCTGATACCGAAGCACAGGCACTAAGGTACTACCTATCTTTCCGCTTGGCGCAGGCGAAAGGTGATGAGACTGCTAAAGAACAACTGGAACAGGCAGTACGCTACTTTGAGCAGACTGAGCAATCAGATATTCTGCCGCTTAAAGCGGAAGCCTTATACAGCTTGGCATATGAACATCTGAAATCGGACAGCCTGGCAAAGGCGCTTTCCTGCTATCAGGTGCTACATCAACTCTATCAGGAGCAGCCTTTGTCCGATACCCTGCAATGGGGCTCGGTGCTTAACAATCTTGGGCAGCTTAGCCTGAAGCTTGAACCTGAGCTGGCTCAAAGCTATTTAAATGAAGCCTATCAGTTTCACACTAAGTATGCATTACCGCAAAGTGAAGGGTACTGGGCCAGTATAGACAATTATGCCATGTCGCTATACGAGCGGGCTTACACCGATAGTGCTTTATCTATCTACAAAAAGCACCGTGCTTTAGTACAGCAAAATGAGCGACCTGCAAACAAGGCATATGCCTCTGCTCTGAACAATCAGGCACTGATTTATAAAGAACTGGGCGAGACAGATAAAGCCATATACTGTTTTACTACTGCTGAAGAAGTTCTTAACAGCTTACAAAAAAATACCCGGGAAGAAAGACTACAGCTATCTACTGTATATTACAACCTGGCACGAACGCATCAGGAGCTTACACAATACGATAGTGCCATTTTCTTCTATAAGCGCTCTACAGAAATGAGCAAACTGGCAAAAGCGAACCTAAGCTCAGAATACCTGGCGGCTATTACAGGTATGGCAGGTCTATATCAGGATATTGGGTACTTTACCGAATCAGAAATTTTTTATCAGGAAGCATTACGCATACAGGAGCAGGTAGGGGGTGAGGAGTCTAATGTCTATGCCAGCATCTTAAGCAATTACGCTTTGTTATACCAGGAAATTGGGGCATTTGAAGAGGCCAAAGAGACATTTGAAAAAGCGCTGCAACTCAAACGGAAGTTGGTAGGCATAGACCATCCCGAATATATTGCCGTACTTTCTAACCTGGGCTTGCTGGCGCTGGAGCAGGCTAATTATGAACAGGCCAGGCGAATGCTGGAAACGGTACTGATTAAAAATGAAAACTTATATGGCAACCGCCATCCTCAGGTAGCACAGAGCCTGACCAACCTGGCTCGTTTGGAGATAGCGCTGGGCAGTTACCCTGAAGCTGAGCCTTTGCTCAAACAGGCATTAGAAATACAGGCTGGTATCTATAGTGAAAACCATCCGGCCTATGCGATTACAGCAATAGAAATGGCCAATTTTTATATGCAGCTGGGCAATTACGAGGCGGCTGAACCTCTGCTTATTCAAAGTCGTGATGTACTCAAGAGAAGCTATGGTACCTACCATCCCGACTATGCTACTGCTACGCAGAACCTGGCAGTACTGTATGAAGCTAAAGGGAATAAGGAGCTAACCGAGAGTTACCTGCTGGAAACCCTGACTATAGATGAGCAAACCTTAGGAAAACAGCACCCATCTTATGCTATAGCACTTAACAATCTGGCTTCTTTTTATCAGAATAATGACAGCCTCAGCAAGGCCATGCCTTTGTTAGAAGATGCGCTTAAAATATGTCAGAATGGTCTGGGAAAAGAACATCCTCTCTATACATCTACACTTCTTAATCTGGCGCTGCTCTATCAGGATCTGCAAGATTATCAGAAGGCTGCTCCGCTGCTGGATGAAGTGGTGGCGCTCAGGAAAAAGCTACTGGGCGACAGGCATCCCGACTATGCCTATGCCCTATACGGCAAGGCGGTAAACAGTTATCGCCTCCAACGCTATGATGAGGTAGAACCTATTTTTAACGAAGTCATAGATCTATACTCCTGGCAGCTAAGGGAGTATTTTCCGGCGCTAAGCGAAAAAGAAAAAAGCGCCTTCTACCAGCGGATAGAGCCTGTGCTAAACTCGTATCGGGATTATGTAATGAACATGAATCTGAGAGAAAACCTGATACCTGTAGCAAGACAGCAACAACTTCTGGCTAATCTATACAATTTGCAACTGGTCACTAAAGCAATGCTGCTAGACGCTTCCAGCAAGATCCGTCGTAGTATTTTTCAGAGTGGAGACGAGAGCCTGATAGAGCTCTACGAACAATGGCTGTTTCTAAAAGAGCAACTTGCCAAGTATTATACCCTTTCTGCTCAGGAACTGAATGCAAGAGCGCTTAACCTCAGAAAGATTGAGCGAGAAGCCAATGATCTGGAAAAACAGCTTTCTGCCAGCTCCCGTATCTTTGCCCGAAGCCTGGAAACCCGCGAACTAAGCTGGAAAGATATTCAGCAGCAACTCAAGCCGGAGGAAGCAGCCATTGAGATATTACGAATCAGTAAGAATCAGGAGCAGCCAACGGTATATATCGCGCTAATTGTAGAGCCCAATACATCAGCCCCCCGGCTGGCAGTTATGCCCGATGGTCTGGCGATGGAAACCAAAAACTTTAATTACTACAAAAATGCCATCGCTTACCGCATAGAAGATGAGCTTTCATACAATATGTATTGGCGCAATATTGCGAACCTGCTTTCAGCAGATGTACAAACGGTTTATGTAGCCCCTGATGGTATCTACAATAAAATAAGCCTGCAAAGTTTGTACAATCCGGTTGAGGGGCGTTTTCTGCTGGACGAGATCAATGTACGTATGCTAAGTAGTACGCGTGAGCTTACAGAAGATATAGAGGCGGCACCTACTGATAAACGGAATGAAGCCCTGGTGCTGGGTTTTCCTGAATATCAGATGAGCTTTACAAACTTAACCGCAAGCGAACAGGAGCCTGGAGCAATACAGGCAGCTACCGAGGCCAATCCCAATCTGGAAGGGGCGCGCCCTCTGGAGTACAGCCTGGAACCTCTGCCCGGTACCCGTACCGAGATCAATGCAGTAGGCAAAATGATGGAAGCCAAAAACTGGAATGTTACCAAGCTGATGCGAGACCAGGCCAATGAAGAAACCATAAAGAAGGTGCTGATGCCGGATGTGCTACACTTTGCTACGCATGGTTACTTCCTGAGCGATCTGCCAGCAGATATGGGGCAGCGTGCCTTTGGTATTCATATGCAAAATATTACCGCTAACCCGCTGCTAAGGTCAGGTCTTCTTTTGGCCGGAGCGGCAAGTACTCTACGCAATACCGACAGCCTTAATCTGGAAACCGAAGATGGAGTGTTAACCGCTTATGAGGCTATGAACCTTAACCTGAGTGGTACCGATCTGGTAGTTTTGAGTGCCTGCGAAACCGGACTTGGTGAGGTAAAGAATGGTGAGGGAGTGTATGGATTGCAGCGTGCTTTTCTGGTGGCCGGAGCGCGAAGCGTGCTTATGAGCCTCTGGAAGGTTAATGATGAGTCTACTACCGAACTTATCAGGCTCTTCTACGAAAACTGGTTGAGCGGACAGAGCAAAGCAGAAGCATTACTGAACGCACAGCGGCAGATGCGAGAAAAGTACGAAGAACCCTACCACTGGGCACCCTTCGTACTCATTGGGCGATAA
- a CDS encoding OmpA family protein — translation MNRLYLIISLLLLSTSLTLPVRAQENTITLWADKVIEVSSSYKQGILFKEDLRYNKYPAKRVTGHPDVLPGNFGDSPNAWVPQRADREEFIKVGFEYPIKIQQIAIAESRNPGAVSEIYTYDLAGNERLVAELEAAPVNTEGRLYNVFIDPTDYEVYAIKLVLDGAKVPGYNAIDGIAISSSPIPVNADIDIADGINPELSAEVLDFNPDETYISLKPIMAPDGNMLFFSRRSPRNVGGEADPEDIWYINKIANTNAWTSPKNIGRPLNNRGSNFVSAVNMDENDKYVLLLGNAYHEDNRMTSGVSTSRQMEGGWSKPMPLNIENFYNYAMTASYYLSNDERYLLMAVERDDSYGEQDLYISFKQGSNSWSEPVNLGAQINTPDIESSPYIASDDSTLYFSSRGYSGFGGEDVYVSYRLDDSWQKWSEPKNLGPAINSSRDDTFFNIGSNEEYAYFTRGKVDQADLYQVSMPIFSTPVVPPNMYIVRGQVYNVRNNMPVDAKIVAQAVGQTAEALQGESTADGTFTINLPPGQYQMQVKKDGFAQVDQQAFNLEQMDEDGDRIINTDLYLIDDFSKVDIKEQLLSNKVAIAAEEILFDLNKAALDKRAYSQLQRVADFLKENQSVNLKIEGHTCNRGTSQHNLKLSQRRAQSVADYLKKQGISPIRLEVRGYGERDPLVSNTSESNRRVNRRVEFSVIE, via the coding sequence ATGAATAGACTTTACCTGATAATAAGCTTACTACTCTTAAGTACCTCACTTACATTGCCTGTAAGAGCTCAGGAAAATACCATTACCCTGTGGGCAGATAAAGTGATAGAAGTTTCCTCTTCTTATAAACAGGGGATTTTGTTTAAAGAAGATTTGAGATATAATAAATATCCGGCAAAAAGAGTAACCGGCCACCCAGATGTACTTCCTGGTAACTTCGGCGACAGCCCGAATGCCTGGGTACCTCAGAGAGCTGATCGCGAAGAGTTTATCAAAGTTGGATTTGAGTATCCTATCAAAATTCAGCAGATCGCTATTGCGGAATCCAGAAACCCTGGAGCAGTTTCTGAGATCTACACCTATGATTTGGCAGGAAACGAGCGCCTGGTGGCTGAGCTGGAAGCAGCGCCTGTCAATACCGAAGGTAGATTGTATAATGTATTTATAGACCCTACAGACTATGAGGTTTACGCGATCAAGCTGGTACTGGATGGTGCTAAAGTTCCGGGCTATAACGCTATTGATGGTATCGCCATCTCCTCTTCCCCCATTCCGGTAAACGCAGATATTGATATAGCTGATGGTATTAACCCAGAATTAAGTGCAGAGGTGCTGGACTTTAATCCTGATGAGACTTATATCAGCCTGAAACCAATTATGGCTCCTGATGGCAATATGCTTTTCTTCAGCCGCAGGTCTCCCAGAAATGTAGGTGGAGAGGCTGATCCAGAAGATATCTGGTACATCAATAAAATTGCTAATACAAATGCCTGGACCAGCCCAAAAAATATTGGCAGACCTCTAAATAATCGCGGAAGCAATTTTGTGAGTGCTGTTAATATGGATGAAAACGATAAATACGTGCTGTTATTAGGTAATGCGTATCATGAAGATAATAGGATGACCTCGGGCGTATCTACCAGCAGACAAATGGAAGGTGGATGGTCTAAGCCCATGCCGTTGAATATTGAAAACTTCTACAACTATGCCATGACGGCTAGTTACTACCTTTCTAATGATGAGCGTTACCTGCTTATGGCTGTAGAAAGAGACGATTCATATGGAGAGCAAGACCTATACATTAGTTTTAAGCAGGGAAGTAACTCATGGTCGGAGCCTGTCAACCTGGGCGCACAAATTAACACCCCGGATATTGAATCTTCACCCTATATCGCATCTGACGACTCCACTCTGTACTTCTCTTCGCGAGGCTACAGTGGATTTGGAGGTGAAGATGTGTACGTGTCTTACCGTCTGGATGACAGCTGGCAAAAGTGGTCTGAGCCCAAAAACCTGGGCCCTGCCATCAACTCTTCTCGTGACGATACTTTCTTTAACATAGGCAGCAACGAAGAGTATGCATACTTTACACGTGGCAAAGTAGACCAGGCAGATCTCTATCAGGTAAGCATGCCTATCTTTAGTACGCCTGTGGTGCCACCCAATATGTACATTGTTCGCGGACAGGTGTATAATGTAAGAAACAATATGCCGGTTGATGCTAAAATTGTCGCTCAGGCTGTAGGGCAAACGGCTGAAGCTCTACAGGGTGAGAGTACCGCTGATGGTACTTTTACAATAAACCTGCCTCCGGGACAGTACCAGATGCAAGTGAAAAAGGATGGCTTTGCTCAGGTAGATCAGCAGGCTTTTAATCTGGAACAGATGGATGAAGATGGTGACAGAATCATCAATACAGATCTTTATTTAATAGATGACTTTAGCAAAGTAGATATAAAAGAACAGTTGCTTAGCAATAAGGTAGCAATTGCGGCTGAAGAAATTCTTTTTGACCTTAATAAAGCTGCATTAGACAAACGTGCTTACTCCCAATTACAAAGAGTTGCTGACTTTCTGAAAGAAAACCAGTCCGTTAACCTAAAGATTGAAGGACATACCTGTAATCGTGGTACCAGCCAACATAATTTAAAGCTATCTCAGCGTAGAGCACAATCTGTAGCAGACTATCTGAAGAAGCAGGGCATTTCTCCTATCCGTCTGGAAGTAAGAGGTTATGGAGAACGTGACCCCCTAGTTAGTAATACTAGTGAATCTAATAGGAGAGTTAACCGAAGAGTAGAATTCTCAGTGATAGAATAA
- a CDS encoding OmpA family protein — translation MRGIQLYFLVWVTTNLLSISPGIASGGDDEILVKLEGKILDASTLEPIAAKLTYKIKPSGRVTGIRMFDNNNGAYVVQLQQHHTYTIEVSSEDYQPLEIELRTDGNAQIENDFHLHKIPSKGEVFELSNKIYFDRGAYTISEESLPSLQALAEIMRDHPKMRIRLEGHTDRGSLKSLFNLSENRVREVKDYMVEVMGIDKKRIKLKAFGGSRPITTEESAEARQKNRRVEVRVIQL, via the coding sequence ATGCGCGGTATTCAGTTGTATTTCTTAGTATGGGTTACCACAAACCTACTAAGTATTTCCCCAGGTATAGCTTCGGGGGGAGATGATGAGATTTTAGTAAAATTAGAAGGAAAGATATTAGATGCCTCTACTTTAGAGCCTATTGCAGCAAAACTTACCTACAAAATAAAGCCTTCGGGCAGAGTTACGGGCATCAGAATGTTTGACAATAATAATGGTGCCTATGTAGTACAATTGCAACAGCACCATACCTATACGATAGAAGTAAGTTCTGAGGATTATCAGCCATTAGAAATTGAGCTCCGAACCGATGGTAATGCCCAGATTGAGAATGACTTTCATCTTCATAAGATACCCTCCAAAGGTGAGGTATTTGAGCTATCCAATAAAATATATTTTGACAGAGGAGCTTATACTATTAGTGAGGAATCCCTTCCAAGCCTTCAGGCTTTAGCAGAGATTATGAGAGACCACCCTAAAATGAGAATAAGACTGGAAGGCCATACGGATCGTGGCTCTCTAAAATCACTTTTCAACTTGTCAGAAAACCGGGTAAGAGAAGTTAAAGACTATATGGTAGAAGTGATGGGGATTGACAAAAAGCGTATTAAGCTTAAAGCTTTCGGCGGAAGCCGCCCCATCACTACTGAAGAAAGCGCGGAAGCACGTCAGAAGAACCGCAGAGTGGAGGTTAGAGTAATACAATTATAA